ACAAGGACAAGTATACCGATAAGCAGAAGCGCAAGGCCGAGCATATCGAGGAGGGCTACGAGAAGCGGGGCGTGTCGAAAAAGGAAGCGGAAAAGCGTGCCTGGGCCACGGTCAACAAGGAAAGCGGCGGGGGCAACAAGTCCGGCTCCGGCCGAGGGAAGAAGGACACGCACGAAAGCTCGCGCAAAGGCGGAAAAAACAGCGGGTCGGGGCAGAGTTCCGAGAAGCGCTCGCAAGCCGCGAAGAAGGGTTGGGAAACCCGCCGCAAGAACGACAACGCCTAGACCAGGCGATGGCGACAATTGGCTGGCGTCTCCCGCGCGACGAGCGTGAACGACTTCTTGCGCGCTTCCCGCCGGTGTGGCCCGACATTATTGCCGATCATGTGACTCTGGATGCGGACGCTTCGGCGGAGAGGGCGCTATCAGAAACGCGGGCCGGCGAGGTGGTCGGTCACGTGAACGATGGCGAGGGGCTACAG
This sequence is a window from Alteriqipengyuania flavescens. Protein-coding genes within it:
- a CDS encoding plasmid stabilization protein — protein: MAKGDKDKYTDKQKRKAEHIEEGYEKRGVSKKEAEKRAWATVNKESGGGNKSGSGRGKKDTHESSRKGGKNSGSGQSSEKRSQAAKKGWETRRKNDNA